The stretch of DNA ATACAGCTTAGTGTGTCTCAATCGTGTTCTGTATGTTAACTGATTATATCATATCCTATTTAAAGAGGGGAAAGTACTGAGCTCTACTTGTGTGGTTTCATGCCTTAGATTCCTAATTTTGTGTTGCATAATCACCAGCAGGATTGCTGAGAATgaaccacaaaatctgtgaacaGCATGATCTAACGCTTGTTTTGATTACGTAGTCTCTCTGCATGTCTCTTAAAATGCATATTATGActcaaaacaaagttttaaccattagaatattttaaattttactggATTCACTCTCACAAGCATCAACTGCATCACACCCACAACACtggatgagaaatatttaacttttttattcagatttgacaaagtttataaaaaagaGAATGTTTATTGTGACTgggtattttaaaattattctaaaaatcactatttttagctgcagataaaaatgtttggaagCTAATTGTgctgttagcatgctaataGTGTGCTAGCTGGAACTGGACAGCGTGATTTACGGTAACTGCTTTTGAGGGAAAACGCATataaactgtaattaaaataaaattgtgtatgaaaatatattgtataatgcatgtttcatgtttagatTTTCTCATCAAAGTGTAAATTATACTATCTACGCATTTCTGGCACTTAGAATTACCATTTTTAACTGGTAAGATATTGGGAAGCTATTTTGGGTAATTTTAAGTCTGAAAAATTGCATAAATTTATAACACTAGCAAAGGCATTGACTGCAGCTGTAACCATGTTGCAATCTTCATTAAAAAGTATGAATGGGAGGCAATTAAATACCCTgtacaaacatgtttgttttttgtcttttttataatttaaggTTGCATATAATTAATTAAGCAGTAAATACCTGGTTTAATTGTAGCTTAAGTTTTTATATTACAACTTACATTGCAGCTCTGTCatgcttttacatattttaatttgttaaatgaaCATGTATGCTTATCCCAGCTGTGATCAATTGCCCTGATCACTCCTGGGATCAGGACAATTGATTTGCTTAGGCATATTcaacaaatctgaaattttataATTAACTTTTGTTTGGCTTTACCATGCTATTGCAGCATTAACATGCTCATGCTGACATTGACGTCATTGTACTTTTACTGTATAATGAAATTAATACATGGTAAATCATAAAAAGGGGGAAACATTACTTTTGAAAGTTTAAACAACACATTTTGGCTGCTATTTGGAGAATAAGTTGTttgaataaagttatttttgtctgtttaagtGCATTTTCCCATTATGCATTCTGATGCTCCATCCCTGAGGTGTTTGTGTGTAGCCTTGCTGCTGTCGATACTCATCTCTTGTCTTGACGGGCTAACTGACTGCTAATGTTTCTTTGTAAACATCATTCAACTCCTGGGGGACACGAGATCGATGCGCGCTCTGTTCCCGCTCCTAGCCCAGCAGAGCTCAGCAGCTACTTCACATTCATCCATATTTATGTGCAGGTTCTCAGCAGATTGCCGTTTCTCCCTGTTTTCCCTTTTAATTCCACCTGAACATACTCATCTTCTCGGCCCAACATCCCCTCTTCGTCCCACTCTCCGTCTCTCATTTATAAGCCGCTCAGTCTTTCCTCTGATTTCCCTGTCGTACATTTGACGTTCAGCCGATCAATATATAATCACAGGTTTTGAGGCTTACATTTATCACCCCTCCTGAGCTATAACTACGGTTATCAGTCTCCTGCCACTGGCGTAACCTTCCTCACCCTTCCTCTCCCCCTCTGCAGGTTTCAACGGGACGACTATGCTGTGGAGGTGAAGCTCAATGACTACCTGGACATTGTTTGCCCTCACTACCCTCTGGGCGAGGTGCCGCAGGTGGACGCCGAGCGGTATGTGCTGTACATGGTGGAGCGTGAAGATTATGTGTCCTGCAAGCCCCAGTCATACGACCAGATGCGCTGGGAGTGCAGCCATCCATTTGCTCCTCACGCTCCAGAGAAGTTCTCCGAAAAGTTCCAGCGTTTTACTCCATTCACGTTTGGGAAGGAGTTTCGTCAGGGAGAAAGCTACTATTATATCTGTAAGTGCTGTTATGGTTTTGCGTTTGTCGTGTTTTGTGCAGAAATAAGTTTTTGACTTCAGGCATGAGCTGCAGGTCTTTAATCTACAGCAACAATGTAgtggaaatgtttgatttttctttgaGTCCCCTGAATGCCATGTCATTATTTGGCATGTTAGCCAAATAACACAAAGCTTCAGAAGttcaaaatgtcagtttttaagGACTTGATCATAAAATGTTGGGGGGGGTTtcccataaaacattttaattaaaacattccTAAAATCCCTGCATTGCTTTTATAAGGTTTGAAAAACCATGgaatttgatttaaactttCTATGTGTCTGGATATGTTTGgaaagttttcaaattaaaaaataaaattgagtaaataaaatacaatctgaAAAAATTGCCATTTCCAGTCCTTGACTTACCATCTAAAAGTTTGAGATTTGTAAGTCTGATTAGGAAACCTGACATTAACTGATTAAATGTcgcaaaatattttaagtctGCTCTCTGTAAGGCACTGTAAAAACAGATCATAATTATTCTAAAGTGCTCTAGTTCATATTGTAAATAGTTATAATGTAAGCCTAAGGAGACATTAAAATCCTTATCTTAAAAGGTTAACACAAACTCTAATCTCAGGGTGGCCCCGAAAGAGGGTGAAATTAAAGTTAATGTAATTATTCTCGTGCTGAAATCTTGGCCTGATAAGAAAGCATGACTACAACAATCTCCGTGCACCAGCTGGAGCGTAGTGTTCAGCTCTTTGAAGCTTATCGTGTGCAGGCTGTTGGCATAGCATGTACCGTGTTTGTCCTGCTAGACCGTGCACAGAGCTCGTGCAATTTTGTCACCCTTACCATGGTTGTAATTAGAGGAACGGCGGGACGAAACTCACTTTGCCCGGTCGCAGATGGCCTCCCAAGGCTTTGTTGCCAAGAATTTAaacgtgtgtgtgcatgtttgcaCGCTTGCGAGCATGAAGGTGAATTAAAGGGGAGGATAAGTGCATTAGTCTGGATGTTAATGCCTGTGTCGTTGTTTCCCCATCTTGCCTTCTCTGCAGCCAAACCTTTGCACCACCACGGCAAAGAGTGTCTTAAGCTGCGGGTGGACGTCATTGCAGCTGATGGTGAGTTCACCTATATCTCTGATGAAAGGAGAATAGCGGGGGACAGACCAAAGCAGGAGATCTAATcgtgtttctgtttcttactTAGGCTCCCAGGAGGCCAGAGTTGCCAACAAAGGTACAGGCGGGGGTGGAGTTGGAGCAGGGGGTGGTGTTCACAACCCTTCCAACAAACCTGCAGGTACGCTCACCAGTCCTCTGTGAtgcagtttttgaaaaaaaaaatatgaaaaaaatatatatattcagacCACTTGaagtttttacacatttagttAATTTTCAACACTTTCTGtgtacaaaaatctgaaaagtgtggcatccTGCTGGGAAGCGAACCTCTGCAAACGTTTTTTatgaaagaagaaacagaagctAGTCAACTCTGAACTCTGGCTAGCTCTTGTGTTCCTGCAGGAAAAACAGTAttctcacagcatgatgctgccaacaacATGCCAAATTGTAAAAATGATGTGCCAGTGGGACTTTTTATGGCTTTCCTCTTGCTACTCTTTCCCAAAGACTTGTAGAGTGTTAATAGATTCTTCCACCTGAACTTGCTTCCTCTACAGCTCCTTCAGAGTTATCATGAATCTTTCAGCTACAGTTTTGCCacattcttgtcatttttgGGTGATAATTTTGATACCATTCTGGTTGATGTTTAAAACTAGAGAGATTTTACAACTTAATCCTGCTTTGAACTTCATCTAGACCTTTTCTCTGACCTTTCTGtggtgttccttggtcttcatgatgctgtttgtttattatgttctctaaaaaaaacccagaaatgtttATGCTGAAATTAAATGAGCCAAAGGTGAACTCTTGTTGCGAATGTAGACTTCTACGGTAATTGTTTGGATGTTATTTCTGGTTATCAGATAGAAGGgggctaaatacaaatacacactacacttttcagattttttttttttttttttgccaatacatttagaaaaactttCTATCTTTTTACTTCCACTACAAAATTATGCACCCCACCATGTtcgtctatcacataaaatcccaggaGATTGCATTGAAGTTTTGAGGTTGAAACTTTGGTAAAATGTAACAAAGTTCAAGGAGTCTGAAAACTTTTCAAAGGCATTGGAATTCAGGCTTAGTTTGAGGAAGATTCTGGGGTGTAATCTTaatgtcttttctttattctcttCCAGCAGATGATCCAGTTGCAGTCCTTCCAAATGTCCAAAGTGTCCACTCTGCAGCTGCATCTACGTCGCTCTCAGTCGTCTCATTGCTAGTCCCTTTACTACTTTTGTTACACTGAAATGAAGCGAAAAGACTTACTTTTTTTCAGGGACTAGAGTGAAGACAGTCTGTGGGGTTGGAAACCAcggacttaaaataaaaatattacccAATGCTGGCCGCTGGGAGAGACTTTCAGAACTTGTAAAGTACAGATGGACCCTCATTGAGCATTTGAGACAAAGTTTTTGtgctttgtcttgttttccagAAGatcacagtattttattttattttttattttttgaaagccTAGCCCTATTTGAGTTGTATTTGTCTGGAGGGCCGTGCAACAACATTTTTGCAGGACACATTCCTTCTAAAActatgaagaggaagaagataTCAACATGGATGAAGAACAACCAAGAGCACAAACACTAACTTGACCATCTAGGTTTTGGATTTCTGAACTCGAGCCAAAGATCAGCCCTCTTTCTAACTTGTACACTATTCCACCTTTGAATATTGTGTGCTGatttgttgtgttattgttaCTGAGTGCTGTTGATGTCTCAAGTGATTACTTTTCTCTAAATGTAGCATTCATACACACAGGAGCTGTTCTCATCACCACCGTTGCTTTGTGGACCATGTGCTTACACACTGTAGCACTAACAAACTCACATGCAGCGGCTTTAAGAAGGCTTCACACACTGGTTACAACgacaagcttttaaaataaatcacttttcaGATCCTTTCCTGTAGAATATGTGACATTTAGCCTGcacaattcaactgaaaaacaaaacaatcagcaGGAAAATAATAAGCTTGGCTGCATATTTGAGCATATTCTGAAGCGAAGcgccttttaattcaatttcagcatttaatcaaatttatttggtaATATTTACCTGCTCTATGTTGAAGGATTCCTCAAATCTGTCATATTGTGAGGACATTTCTTTGCCCTCTTCAGGTGGCCTGTCCAGATTTTCTTTGAAGCTTAGTTATCTACTAATCTAAAGCCACGTTACGTTCCAAAACACCtaaaggtttttgaaaccaTCGTGCCACAAAAGcttaagtttagtttttttagactaaaacacatttttccaaaagCTTCTGGAGGTTTTTTGTCACATGTGGAAACCAACAGCTCTTTCAGTGTTGTTGCATCCTTTCCTGATCAGGTTatgtctgctttgtttttttcatttcagtgaaattaaatttttttgtaatgttccTGCATTTCCACACTCTCTCAAATGATTGATGTCTTCTGTCGCCGTTACATAGTGCATATAAAATGCTCTTAAT from Xiphophorus maculatus strain JP 163 A chromosome 13, X_maculatus-5.0-male, whole genome shotgun sequence encodes:
- the LOC102226889 gene encoding ephrin-A1-like isoform X1, which codes for MDLIWIAGFVASFCAWFASAERHSVYWNSTNPKFQRDDYAVEVKLNDYLDIVCPHYPLGEVPQVDAERYVLYMVEREDYVSCKPQSYDQMRWECSHPFAPHAPEKFSEKFQRFTPFTFGKEFRQGESYYYISKPLHHHGKECLKLRVDVIAADGSQEARVANKGTGGGGVGAGGGVHNPSNKPAADDPVAVLPNVQSVHSAAASTSLSVVSLLVPLLLLLH
- the LOC102226889 gene encoding ephrin-A1-like isoform X2, whose product is MDLIWIAGFVASFCAWFASAERHSVYWNSTNPKFQRDDYAVEVKLNDYLDIVCPHYPLGEVPQVDAERYVLYMVEREDYVSCKPQSYDQMRWECSHPFAPHAPEKFSEKFQRFTPFTFGKEFRQGESYYYISKPLHHHGKECLKLRVDVIAADGSQEARVANKGTGGGGVGAGGGVHNPSNKPADDPVAVLPNVQSVHSAAASTSLSVVSLLVPLLLLLH